The Polymorphobacter megasporae genomic sequence ATGCCGCTTTCCATTCCCGCTCACGATGCAAAGGCAATGCACGGCGATCCGCGTTTACGCAGCGTCCGCGAAATCACCGGTTATCGGCTCGATGCCAACGATGGCGAAATCGGCCATGTCGCTGATGTCCTGATCGAGGATGCTGATTGGAGTATCCACTATCTCGTCGCCGACACGCGCAATTGGTGGCCCGGCAAGAAGGTCTTGATCTCGCCGAGGTCGATCGCCTCGATCGACTGGTCACCGCGGTTGGTGCATCTCATCATTAGCCGCGAACAACTAAAGGGCAGCCCGGCGTACGACGGATCGCAGGCTCTCGACCGTGCGTATGAATATGCCTTCCATGGCTATTACGACGGACACCCCGTGATCGAGCCGGTCTGACGTCGTGCTTGAAAACGTCCTGGAATTACATTGTGCCGTAACGCAATCGGAAAGCGGATCAGATCTCGATTCGCTGTGCATCGATACGATCAGGACGCTGTCGATGGATGCGGTAGAGGAGGCCGAATCCGGCCACCCCGGCACGCCGATGGCGTTGGCCCCTGTAATCCATACGCTGTGGCAGCGTTTCCTGCGTTTCGATCCTGCCGACAGCGAATGGCCGAACCGCGACCGCTTCGTGCTTTCGAACGGTCATGCCTCGATCATGCTCTATTCAATCCTATTCCTCACCGGCGTCCGCAACCGGCATCAGGAGCCACTGACCCTCGACGACATCGAGGCGTTCCGCAGCCTTGGCAGCCGGTGCCCTGGTCACCCTGAGCATGGGCTCACCCCCGGCGTCGAGACGACGACCGGACCGCTCGGTCAGGGGTGCGGCAACAGTGTCGGCATGGCGATCGCCGGCCGCTGGCTCGGCGCGCGCTTTAACCGTCCCGACTTCCCGCTGTTCGACCACGACGTCTATGCGTTCTGTGGCGACGGCGACATGATGGAAGGCGTCAGCAGCGAGGCCGCGGCACTCGCCGGCCACCTGATGCTTGGCAACCTTTGCTGGATCTACGACCGCAACCGCGTCACCATCGAAGGCCACACCGATCTCGCGTTTACTGAAGACGTCGCGGCCCGGTTCCTCGCCTATGGCTGGAACGTCGAACAGGTCGGCGACGCAAACGATACCGACGCTCTCGCTGCTGCGTTTGCCAGTTTTCGCGCCCGCGCCGACGTGCCGACGCTGATGATCGTCGACAGCCATATTGGCTACGGCGCGCCGCACAAGCAGGACACCAGCGCCGCCCACGGCGACCCGCTCGGGCCCGATGAAATCCGCCTCGCCAAGCGCCGGTATGGCTGGCCGGAGGACGCGAAGTTTCGCGTGCCGGACGGTGTCGAGGCACATTACCGCGCCGGCATAGGGGCCCGCGGCGGTGCCCTCGAGGCCGCGTGGCGCGATCTGCTGGACGGCTATCGGACCGCCCATCCCGACGAGTCGGAGGCGCTCGACCTGATTCTCGCCGGCACGCCGCCTGCCGGTGTCGCCGACGATCTCCCGGCATTTCCGGCCGATGCCAAGGGTCTAGCCACCCGTGAGACATCCGCAACCGTCCTCAACGCCATCGCGCAGCGCTATCCGGCACTGCTCGGTGGTGCCGCCGATCTCGCGCCAT encodes the following:
- a CDS encoding PRC-barrel domain-containing protein, whose product is MIRHTSKIEGFALEASDGAIGSISDLLFDDATWQIRWLVIDTGGWLSGRKVLLPPSALGHVNHIGHQFSVRLTQQQVKDSPSVNTDEPVSRQMETGLYDYYGWAPYWSTGFYMGGYGYAGGVGMPLSIPAHDAKAMHGDPRLRSVREITGYRLDANDGEIGHVADVLIEDADWSIHYLVADTRNWWPGKKVLISPRSIASIDWSPRLVHLIISREQLKGSPAYDGSQALDRAYEYAFHGYYDGHPVIEPV
- the tkt gene encoding transketolase, whose translation is MDAVEEAESGHPGTPMALAPVIHTLWQRFLRFDPADSEWPNRDRFVLSNGHASIMLYSILFLTGVRNRHQEPLTLDDIEAFRSLGSRCPGHPEHGLTPGVETTTGPLGQGCGNSVGMAIAGRWLGARFNRPDFPLFDHDVYAFCGDGDMMEGVSSEAAALAGHLMLGNLCWIYDRNRVTIEGHTDLAFTEDVAARFLAYGWNVEQVGDANDTDALAAAFASFRARADVPTLMIVDSHIGYGAPHKQDTSAAHGDPLGPDEIRLAKRRYGWPEDAKFRVPDGVEAHYRAGIGARGGALEAAWRDLLDGYRTAHPDESEALDLILAGTPPAGVADDLPAFPADAKGLATRETSATVLNAIAQRYPALLGGAADLAPSTKTQLKFAGVGDLEAPNPGGRNLHFGIREHAMGAIVSGMALSGLRPYGATYLVFSDYMKPAIRLAALMALPVIYILTHDSIGVGQDGPTHQPVEQLAALRSVPDLLTFRPADANEVAHSWRAIVGLNQPACLVLTRQAVPTLDRGVYADAAGVARGAYVLAGDPDANPALILIATGSEVALCIAVFETLSAEGVAVRVVSMPCWELFESQDQGYRDSVLPPGVRARVTVEAAAPLGWDRYAGASGTIIAMRSFGASAPIGDLMQKFGFTTQDVLAAAREQLAAG